A genomic window from Pyricularia oryzae 70-15 chromosome 7, whole genome shotgun sequence includes:
- a CDS encoding amino acid transporter, whose protein sequence is MTDTPQTVAGPDSKGATVLERHLDPGYEYTFDPATPTADGAGSSSNSFRDTPESSLRLQGGDIHRDLYKIAAKSKRQQLHKRAATFSNTHEHAPLIVPDLEHDDLPIQEQMAPGGLRRQFLQRQARNVSYIAEPVTRNFISFLELYGNFAGEDLEESDDEDDIAVVEEDEEEQGERRPLLGRRQSSKRLRQQGDASNMKSFFTLLKAFVGTGIMFLPKAFKNGGMLFSAITLIVVSAVTMICFEMLLACRKKYGGGGYGDLGQIIVGKRLRQLILISITLSQLGFVCAGLIFTAENLASFFDAVTPDSKPLGTNALIGVQLVVLIPLAFIRNISKLGPAALLADIFILIGLTYIYWFDISWISKNGGFHSSIELFNPRDWTMTIGSAIFTFEGIGLILPIQSSMKQPEHFSKLLLTVMVIITVVFTSVGVLCYGTFGENVSVEVITNFPQSSKLVNAVQFLYAMAVLVGTPVQLFPAMRTIELKIFGRASGRRDSLTKWKKNAFRTVLVVFSGVVAAFGANDLDKFVALIGSFACVPLVYIYPAYLHYIGVAERPWVKAGDIAMMVVGLVAMVYTTIITIARWAET, encoded by the coding sequence ATGACCGACACACCGCAAACAGTCGCGGGCCCCGACTCCAAGGGAGCTACGGTTCTCGAGCGGCATCTGGATCCCGGATATGAGTATACTTTTGATCCTGCAACTCCAACAGCCGATGGCGCTGGCAGTTCTTCCAACTCTTTCCGGGATACGCCAGAGTCGTCACTAAGGTTGCAGGGTGGTGACATTCACCGTGACCTCTACAAAATTGCTGCCAAGAGCAAGCGCCAACAGTTGCACAAGCGAGCTGCAACCTTTTCTAACACTCACGAACATGCGCCATTAATTGTTCCAGACCTTGAGCATGATGACCTTCCTATACAGGAACAGATGGCGCCTGGAGGCCTGCGGCGTCAATTCCTGCAAAGGCAGGCCAGAAACGTCAGCTATATTGCGGAGCCGGTGACGAGGAACTTTATATCCTTCCTTGAGCTGTATGGCAACTTTGCCGGTGAAGATCTCGAAGAGTCggatgacgaggacgatATTGCCGTCGTGGAAGAAGACGAGGAAGAGCAGGGCGAACGTCGACCGCTTCTTGGGAGAAGGCAGAGCTCCAAGCGACTCAGGCAGCAGGGTGATGCTTCCAACATGAAGTCGTTCTTCACTCTATTGAAGGCTTTCGTTGGTACCGGTATCATGTTCCTGCCCAAGGCCTTCAAGAACGGTGGTATGCTCTTCTCCGCAATCACTCTGATTGTTGTCTCTGCCGTCACCATGATTTGTTTTGAAATGCTTCTCGCATGCAGGAAGAAGTACGGAGGAGGTGGATACGGAGATCTTGGTCAGATTATTGTCGGCAAGAGGTTACGTCAGCTCATTCTCATATCGATCACCCTTTCGCAACTCGGCTTCGTGTGCGCAGGTCTCATTTTCACCGCAGAGAACCTGGCATCCTTCTTTGACGCCGTCACGCCCGACTCCAAGCCTCTGGGTACGAATGCTCTTATCGGCGTTCAGCTTGTAGTCTTGATACCCTTGGCCTTCATCCGCAACATCTCGAAGCTTGGTCCGGCTGCTCTCCTTGCGGATATCTTCATCCTGATTGGCCTTACCTACATTTACTGGTTCGACATTTCATGGATCAGCAAGAATGGGGGCTTCCATTCCAGCATTGAGCTCTTCAATCCTCGCGACTGGACCATGACCATCGGCTCTGCTATCTTCACCTTTGAAGGCATTGGCCTGATCTTGCCTATCCAGTCAAGTATGAAACAGCCCGAGCACTTTAGCAAGCTGCTTTTGACTGTCATGGTCATCATCACAGTTGTCTTTACTTCAGTGGGCGTGCTGTGCTACGGTACGTTTGGAGAGAATGTATCCGTCGAAGTCATCACCAACTTCCCGCAGTCCAGCAAGCTTGTCAATGCCGTCCAGTTTCTTTACGCCATGGCCGTCTTGGTGGGCACACCGGTGCAGCTCTTCCCCGCCATGCGTACGATCGAGCTCAAGATCTTTGGTCGCGCTTCCGGTAGGAGGGACAGCCTCACCAAGTGGAAGAAGAACGCTTTTAGGACTGTGCTGGTGGTCTTTTCAGGCGTGGTTGCTGCTTTCGGCGCAAACGATCTCGATAAGTTCGTCGCTCTTATTGGCAGCTTTGCTTGCGTGCCGCTGGTTTACATCTACCCGGCTTACCTGCACTACATCGGCGTTGCTGAGCGCCCGTGGGTCAAGGCAGGCGATATTGCTATGATGGTTGTGGGACTGGTTGCCATGGTTTACACCACCATCATTACAATTGCCAGGTGGGCGGAGACATAA
- a CDS encoding sugar transporter, with product MAPPKPQPTLRGAANVPRHFNGALTYAVVLIAVSQINFGLDQGIFSNTQAMPHFYRQFGAPDPKTGKYALDPVFLSLLNSLPFICFFLGLVQGSYISNKWGRRTSMHVMCVWALISAAVCVSARGRVQVVAGRMINYLYIGMELAVVPIIQSEMVPAPVRGFIVGTYQLGLGLGHILASLICRATSDIDSNNSWIIPYGCMFLIPSIILCMLWHMPESPRWLLLQGRDDAALASLRRLRVGRFTEEQIRDELASFRSTINVAADKGTWKEVFQGSNRKRTLIVCGVNVFFQLTGHNFVSKYGTIFLRSLNTFNAFSMSLINSCINTLVIIFTMFLSDMVGRVPLLITGASIQTAALLTMGGLGTAGGERAPLPIREGITSMVTLFGVGFNLGWAPLSHVVAAEIPTLRLRDKIYGLGSAINIIIQFLVAFIVPYLMDDAYAGLGPRVGFIFGTVAFVAVSFSWFCVPECSGRTLEEIDRLFLEGVPIRSFKTHALADQEEDKGLQRNSESWPHKREDAKGAGWVDARAV from the exons ATGGCTCCTCCAAAGCCACAACCGACCCTCCGGGGCGCCGCCAACGTCCCTAGGCACTTTAACGGTGCACTCACGTACGCAGTCGTCCTGATCGCTGTATCTCAGATCAATTTCGGTCTCGACCAGGGCATCTTTTCCAACACGCAGGCCATGCCACATTTTTACAGACAATTCGGCGCCCCGGACCCCAAGACGGGCAAATATGCACTCGACCCGGTATTTTTGTCGCTGCTCAACAGCCTGCCGTTTAtctgtttctttttgggaCTCGTTCAGGGCTCGTACATAAGTAACAAATGGGGTCGTCGGACCAGCATGCACGTCATGTGTGTCTGGGCACTCATCTCGGCGGCCGTGTGCGTGTCGGCGCGGGGGCGCGTGCAGGTGGTGGCGGGCAGGATGATCAATTACCTCTATATCGGCATGGAGCTGGCAGTCGTGCCCATCATTCAGTCTGAAATGGTACCTGCTCCTGTCAGGGGGTTCATCGTCGGGACGTATCAGCTGGGATTGGGA CTTGGCCATATTCTCGCCTCCTTGATCTGTCGTGCGACAAGCGACATTGACTCCAACAACTCCTGGATCATCCCCTACGGGTGCATGTTTTTGATCCCTTCGATTATACTTTGCATGCTATGGCACATGCCAGAG TCCCCACGCTGGCTCTTACTCCAAGGCCGCGATGACGCCGCGCTCGCCTCACTGAGACGACTACGTGTGGGCCGTTTTACAGAAGAGCAGATCagggacgagctggccagctTCCGCAGCACGATAAATGTTGCCGCCGACAAGGGAACGTGGAAAGAGGTGTTCCAGGGCTCGAACCGGAAGCGGACGTTGATTGTCTGCGGCGTGAATGTCTTTTTCCAGCTGACTGGCCACAACTTTGTGTCCAAATACGGCACGATATTTCTCCGGTCTCTCAACACTTTCAACGCGTTTTCCATGTCGCTGATCAATTCGTGTATCAAcacgttggttataatcttCACCATGTTCCTCTCTGACATGGTAGGGCGGGT CCCTCTCTTGATCACTGGCGCATCCATACAAACCGCCGCCCTACTAACGATGGGTGGACTCGGAACCGCAGGGGGGGAGAGAGCGCCCCTACCCATTCGCGAGGGGATAACGAGCATGGTCACCCTATTCGGCGTGGGCTTCAACCTTGGCTGGGCTCCTCTGTCGCACGTGGTCGCGGCTGAGATTCCCACTTTGAGGCTTCGCGACAAGATCTACGGTTTGGGTTCCGCCATCAA CATCATTATCCAATTCTTGGTCGCCTTTATCGTTCCATACCTCATGGATGATGCATATGCCGGCCTTGGGCCTAGAGTGGGGTTTATTTTTGGTACCGTGGCGTTTGTCGCAGTGAGTTTCAGCTGGTTCTGCGTGCCCGAGTGCAGCGGTCGGACTCTCGAAGAGATAGATCGCCTTTTCCTGGAGGGGGTGCCGATTCGAAGCTTCAAAACTCATGCCCTGGCGGACCAAGAGGAAGACAAGGGGTTGCAGCGGAACAGCGAGTCTTGGCCGCACAAAAGAGAAGACGCAAAGGGAGCTGGCTGGGTTGATGCTCGAGCAGTCTAG
- a CDS encoding homoserine O-acetyltransferase, which produces MKSSRSIRAGLRQAGRTSLSSRATPPKLFPTRTTVAQHARPFHASPARHSGSSNPAMAFPCLDALESRSAQLSSSRTSASSGPEPSYTAGATLSYHCKSPLLLDWGGVLPTFHIAYETWGKLNADKSNVILLHTGLSASSHARSTEANPQPGWWERFIGPGCAIDTDRYFVICTNVIGGCYGSTGPSSLDPADGKHYATRFPILTISDMVRAQFRLLDGLGIDRLYASVGSSMGGMQSLAAATLFPDRVARIVSISGCARSHPYSIAMRHTQRQVLMMDPHWNRGFYYEPDQIPPHAGMKLAREIATVTYRSGPEWELRFGRRRADPNKPPALCPDFLIETYLDHAGEKACLTYDANSLLYVSKAMDLFDLGAESQRAAVQRRTAREEEMKAGKEASVNEQAACTLTLPDVPYEEQQSPEETAEAVSASPYPQPPADLVRGLAPLSQHPTLVMGVASDILFPAWQQREVADALRAVGNRSVTHVELSEEQSMFGHDTFLLDLENIGGNIKKFLES; this is translated from the coding sequence ATGAAGAGTTCACGAAGTATTCGAGCTGGCCTTCGTCAGGCTGGCCGTACATCACTCTCCTCCCGCGCGACACCCCCAAAGCTCTTTCCTACGAGGACGACCGTCGCTCAACATGCTCGACCGTTCCACGCCTCACCCGCGCGTCACAGCGGCTCCTCGAATCCAGCAATGGCATTCCCCTGCCTTGACGCGCTAGAGTCACGATCGGCACAACTGTCTTCTTCGCGAACTTCCGCATCTTCCGGCCCCGAGCCATCCTACACAGCAGGCGCGACGCTTTCATACCATTGCAAGTCGCCCTTGCTTCTCGACTGGGGCGGCGTCCTGCCAACTTTCCATATCGCATACGAGACGTGGGGCAAGCTCAATGCCGACAAGTCCAACGTGATCCTCCTGCACACCGGGCTCTCGGCCAGCTCACACGCAAGATCGACAGAGGCGAACCCCCAACCGGGATGGTGGGAGAGATTCATTGGCCCCGGCTGCGCCATAGACACGGACCGCTACTTTGTAATATGCACAAACGTCATTGGCGGGTGCTACGGCTCGACCGGTCCGTCATCGCTTGATCCAGCCGACGGCAAGCACTATGCGACACGCTTCCCCATCCTTACTATCAGCGACATGGTACGCGCCCAGTTCCGCCTGCTCGACGGTCTTGGAATCGACAGGTTATATGCTTCGGTCGGTAGTTCTATGGGAGGAATGCAGTCCCTTGCTGCGGCAACGCTCTTCCCAGACCGTGTGGCCAGGATTGTGAGCATTAGCGGCTGTGCGAGGAGCCATCCTTATAGCATTGCGATGCGCCACACCCAGCGCCAGGTGCTGATGATGGACCCGCATTGGAACCGAGGATTTTACTACGAGCCGGATCAAATCCCGCCCCATGCTGGAATGAAACTGGCTCGGGAGATCGCCACCGTTACGTATAGATCCGGTCCCGAGTGGGAGTTGAGGTTCGGCAGGCGCAGGGCCGACCCAAACAAGCCTCCAGCGCTGTGTCCCGATTTCCTGATCGAGACATATCTGGACCATGCCGGCGAAAAGGCCTGCCTGACCTATGATGCCAACAGCTTGCTGTATGTCAGCAAAGCGATGGACCTGTTCGATTTGGGTGCAGAAAGCCAGCGGGCTGCCGTGCAGAGGAGGACGGCAAGGGAAGAGGAGATGAAGGCAGGAAAAGAGGCATCTGTGAACGAGCAGGCAGCGTGCACGCTCACGCTGCCGGATGTTCCGTATGAGGAGCAGCAGTCTCCGGAGGAGACGGCCGAGGCCGTGTCTGCGTCTCCATACCCACAACCGCCAGCCGATCTGGTGCGGGGGCTTGCTCCGCTCAGTCAACATCCGACGCTGGTGATGGGTGTGGCCAGCGATATCCTGTTTCCGGCCTGGCAACAGCGTGAAGTGGCTGACGCGCTTCGGGCTGTGGGTAACAGGAGTGTGACCCACGTAGAATTGAGTGAGGAGCAGAGCATGTTTGGACACGACACatttttgttggatttggaAAACATTGGCGGCAACATCAAGAAGTTCCTAGAGTCGTGA